A stretch of Chroicocephalus ridibundus chromosome 24, bChrRid1.1, whole genome shotgun sequence DNA encodes these proteins:
- the DCTN2 gene encoding dynactin subunit 2 produces the protein MADPKYADLPGIARNEPDVYETSDLPEDDQAEFEAEELTSTSVEHLIINPNAAYEKFRDKRLGTEGVDFSDRINKTRTTGYESGEYEILGEGLGAKETPQQRYQRLQHEVQELVREVEQIQSTVKEAAAEEELTPMALARQVEGLKQQLVSSHLEKLLGPTAAIDFADPDGALAKRLLQQLEVAKCSKATPGKSPAKAPAPTGDAVTFELYWRPEQDQFAQTAKIAELEKRLAQLEATVRCEPDSQNPLLVGLKGTSLVETVQVLQAKVNILDVAVLDQVEARLQSVLGKVNEIAKHKATVQDADTQSKIHQIYETMQRWDPVASTLPDVVQRLVTLRDLHEQATQFGQVLVHLDTTQQEIAGALKDNTVLLAEVQKTMKENLAIVEDNFAEIDARIKRLQK, from the exons GAGGAGCTCACCAGCACCAGCGTGGAGCACCTCATCATCAACCCCAACGCCGCCTACGAGAAGTTCAGGGACAAGCGCCTTGGCACCGAGGGCGTGG atTTCTCCGATCGTATCAACAAGACCAGGACAACGGGCTACGAGTCTGGGGAGTATGAAATC CTCGGCGAGGGGCTGGGTGCCAAAGAGACCCCCCAGCAGCGGTACCAGCGGCTGCAGCACGAGGTGCAGGAGCTGGTTCGGGAGGTGGAgcagatccag AGCACGGtgaaggaggcggcggcggaggaagAGCTGACGCCCATGGCCTTGGCCAGGCAGGTGGAGGGCCTGAAGCAGCAGTTGGTCTCCAGCCacctggagaagctgctgggcCCCACCGCAGCCATAGATTTTGCCGACCCCGACGGCGCCTTGGCCAA GcgcctgctgcagcagctggaggtggcCAAGTGCAGCAAAGCGACGCCGGGGAAGAGCCCGGCCAAAGCCCCGGCGCCCACCGGAGACGCCGTCACCTTCGAGCTCTACTGGAGGCCGGAGCAGGACCAGTTTGCCCAAACGGCCAAG ATCGCGGAGCTGGAGAAGCGGCTGGCGCAGCTGGAAGCGACGGTGCGGTGCGAGCCTGACAGCCag AACCCGCTGCTGGTGGGGCTGAAGGGCACCAGCCTGGTG GAGACCGTCCAGGTCCTGCAGGCCAAGGTCAACATCCTGGACGTGGCCGTGCTGGACCAGGTGGAAGCCCGGCTGCAG agcgTCCTGGGGAAGGTGAATGAAATTGCCAAGCACAAGGCGACCGTGCAAGACGCCGACACCCAGAGCAAG ATCCACCAGATCTACGAGACGATGCAGCGCTGGGACCCCGTGGCCAGCACCCTGCCCGACGTGGTGCAGAGGCTGGTGACCCTCAGGGACCTGCACGAGCAAG ccaccCAGTTCGGGCAGGTCCTGGTGCACTTGGACACCACGCAGCAGGAGATCGCTGGTGCCCTCAAGGACAACACCGTGCTGCTGGCGGAG GTCCAGAAGACGATGAAGGAAAACCTGGCCATCGTAGAGGACAACTTCGCAGAGATAGATGCCCGCATCAAGCGGCTGCAGAAGTGA
- the C1QL4 gene encoding complement C1q-like protein 4: MVLVLLVAIPLLVHSSKAAAHYEMLGSCRMVCDPYPGPELPAASPPPFLPGAKGEPGRKGRAGVRGPPGPPGPRGPPGEPGRPGPPGPPGPGPGGYIPSFYSPKIAFYAGLRKPHEGYEVLRFDDVVTNVGNYYEPSSGKFTCPLPGIYFFTYHVLMRGGDGTSMWADLMKNGQVRASAIAQDADQNYDYASNSVILHLDVGDEVFVKLDGGKVHGGNTNKYSTFSGFIIYPD, encoded by the exons ATGGTgttggtgctgctggtggccatcCCGCTGCTAGTCCACAGCTCCAAGGCGGCCGCGCACTACGAGATGCTGGGCAGCTGCCGCATGGTCTGCGACCCCTACCCCGGCCCCGAgctgcccgccgcctccccgccaccCTTCCTGCCAGGTGCCAAAGGCGAGCCGGGGCGCAAAGGCCGCGCTGGGGTGCGGGGTCCCCCCGGACCACCGGGACCACGGGGGCCGCCGGGTGAGCCAGGCCGGCCGGGGCCACCTGGGCCACCAGGGCCGGGTCCCGGGGGGTACATCCCCTCCTTCTACAGTCCCAAGATTGCCTTCTACGCTGGGCTACGGAAACCCCACGAGGGCTACGAGGTGCTGCGCTTCGACGACGTGGTGACCAACGTGGGCAACTACTACGAGCCCTCGAGCGGGAAGTTCACCTGCCCCCTGCCCGGCATCTACTTCTTCACCTACCACGTCCTCATGCGCGGCGGCGACGGCACCAGTATGTGGGCCGACCTCATGAAGAACGGGCAG GTGCGGGCCAGCGCCATCGCGCAGGACGCCGACCAGAACTACGACTACGCCAGCAACAGCGTCATCCTGCACCTGGACGTGGGCGACGAGGTCTTCGTCAAGCTGGACGGCGGCAAAGTCCACGGCGGCAACACCAACAAGTACAGCACCTTCTCCGGCTTCATCATCTACCCCGactga